The Dendropsophus ebraccatus isolate aDenEbr1 chromosome 3, aDenEbr1.pat, whole genome shotgun sequence genome includes a region encoding these proteins:
- the LOC138786753 gene encoding oocyte zinc finger protein XlCOF6-like, giving the protein MEKNLNSIHAADNTVKEEEADVSDEQYMEDITTDDGIGSSEGHLIFSTLSFDSSKSAENSESYRREDDHESFYTDENPFICSQCGKCFAVESKLVRYLRSDSGEELLSCSECFSSKEQLFAHQNTHTEEKPFSCSVCGKCFTWKSELDRHQKIHTGEKPFLCLNCGKCFTTKSQLTSHQKIHKGEKPFSCSECGKCFPVKSKLITHLRFHTGEKPFSCPECGKCFSVKSRLVKHQRFHTGEHPFPCSKCGKSLNDKSSLVEHERIHTGEKPFLCSECGKYFSVKSSLVKHLRIHTGEKPFSCSECGKSFNEKTGYVEHQRIHTGEKPFICSECGKCFSVKTKLVKHQILHTREIPFSCLECGKCFILRSDLARHQRIHTVAKQFPCSECGKCFRVRSRLVEHLRIHTGEVPFSCSECEKCYSSKASLVKHQRIHTGQKPFSCSECGKSYTAKSSLVEHQRSHTGEKPYPCLECGKCFNKKSNLVPHQRIHTGEKPFPCSYCGRCFRTKTKLVKHQKTHRI; this is encoded by the coding sequence ATGACGGTATCGGGAGCTCGGAGGGACATCTTATATTTTCTACCCTGTCTTTTGATTCATCAAAGTCTGCCGAGAACAGTGAAAGTTACAGAAGGGAAGATGATCATGAAAGCTTTTATACGGACGAGAATCCATTTATATGTTCAcagtgtggaaaatgttttgctgtgGAATCAAAGCTTGTTAGATATCTGAGAAGTGACAGTGGGGAAGAGCTGTTATCATGTTCAGAATGTTTCTCCAGTAAGGAACAACTGTTTGCACATCAGAACACTCACACagaggagaaaccattttcatgttcagtatgtgggaaatgttttacttggaagtCAGAACTTGATAgacatcagaaaattcacacaggggagaagccattcctGTGCTTAaactgtgggaaatgttttactacaAAATCACAACTTACCtcacatcaaaaaattcacaaaggtgagaagccattctcatgttcagaatgtgggaaatgttttcctgTGAAATCAAAGCTTATTACGCATCTGAgatttcacacaggggagaagccgttttcgtgtccagaatgcgggaaatgttttagtgtgaaatcacgtcttgttaaacatcagaggTTTCATACAGGGGAACACCCGTTTCCATGTTCAAAATGTGGGAAAAGTTTGAATGATAAATCAAGTCTTGTTgaacatgaaagaattcacacgggggagaaaccatttctatgttcagaatgtggaaaatattttagcgttaaatcaagtcttgttaaacatctgagaattcacacaggggagaagccattttcatgttcagaatgtgggaaaagtttcaaTGAGAAAACAGGTTatgttgaacatcaaagaattcacacaggggaaaagccatttatatgttcagaatgtgggaagtgttttagtgtaaaaacaaAGCTTGTTAAACATCAGATACTTCACACACGAGAGattccattttcatgtttagaatgtgggaaatgttttattctgaGATCAGATCTTGCAagacatcagagaattcatacAGTGGCTAAGCAATtcccatgttcagaatgtgggaaatgttttagggTAAGGTCAAGGCTTGTTGAACATCTGAGAATTCATACAGGGGAGgttccattttcatgttcagagtgtgagaaATGTTATTCTTCCAAAGCaagtcttgttaaacatcaaaggaTTCACACAGgtcagaagccattttcatgttcagaatgtgggaaaagttatACTGCTAAGTCGTCTCTTGTTGAACATCAGAGAagccacacaggggagaagccatatccgTGTTTagagtgtggaaaatgttttaataagaaatcaaatcttgttccacatcagagaattcacacaggcgaGAAGCCATTCCCATGTTCATACTGTGGGAGATGTTTTAGGACTAAAACTAAACTTGTTAAACATCAGAAAACACATCGTATATAA